The following nucleotide sequence is from Channa argus isolate prfri chromosome 9, Channa argus male v1.0, whole genome shotgun sequence.
gagcagagctctgctttccacagctcctcaacacctCCTGCAGGAAGCCACTGATTTCTTGGTCTGAAGTTGTATTTCTCCATTTTCTGctgtcttctgtctctgtcctcactGTGGCTCTAAACCTCCTCGTTATTATCTCAATTTCCCATTTCAGGTGGAGATTACATTCATAATAAAATCTACAGGTTTTAAGGTTTTTAAATATAGAGCTAACACAAGGTTGACAGTTCAATCTGCATGTTGAAGAAACTACATCtgaacaagaaaagaaagaaatttaaattatgCCTTGTTGAATAGAAATATTCAGACTAAAGCTAAAGATATCAATGTAAAACATATAGTACTACTGTTTTTGTAAGAACCAATTGGTCTTGTACCTTCTATTACTTTATTCAGTAATTCAATCTCAATCATTTTACTGTGACTGTGGGTTATCACTGTCGTACTAATCATGGTTTCACttcctccaggcagctccacaaatccaccaacctcctcctcctctctctgtctgtgtcagacTTCATCGTAGGCCTTGTGTTCTTTCCTGGTGAAATCTCTCGAAAAACATCCTGCTGGATTCTTGGAGACTTCACGTGTTCCCTGTACAAATACATTGccactgtttctgtctctgcctccgTTGGAAACATGGTTCTAATATCAGTCGACCGacatgtggctatttgtgaccctctgcattatcccaccagagtcactgtgagaaGAGTAAGAGTTTGCATTGTTCTGTGTTGGTTTGCTTCTGTTCTTTATAGTACTATGTTTATCAAGGATGATTTGTTTCGAAGAGATTTGTCTCAGAATTCCTGCTACGGAGACTGTGTGTTTAACATTGAGTATATTCCAGGaactgttgatgtttttgtgaCCTTTATTATTCCAGTTACCGTCATCGTagttctgtatgtgagagtgtttgtggtggctgtgtctcaggctcgtgccatgcgctctcacattacagctgttacactgcagcattcagtgactgtgacatcaagaaagtctgagctgaaagcagccaggactcttggtgttcttgtagctgtgtttctaatgtgttACTGTCCATATTACTGTGTCTCTCTTGCAGGATCAAACTTGCTCAATACTTTGTCTGGAGTCTTTGTAAtatgcattttctcttttaactcctgtctaaaccctcTGATTTATGCCTTGTTTTACCACTGGTTTAGAAGAGCTGTTAAACTCATTGTCACTCTTCAgattctgcagcctggatcCCGTGAGGCCAACATACTGTAGAGAGACTGTGAGAGTGTGAAATGAACTTTGCTGTATTGACAAAGATGTtcatttatgtgtgttattcagtaattcaatttttaaattaaagaaattaaatataatggTGTAGCGTTTGGGTCAGGatcagaaagaaatgaaagcatGTTTAGGTTCAACCACATATGCTTGGCTGAATGTGATTATAGTGGCTATGTAGCTTTCAGCTTGCTGCATGACAGCTGTGAAAATTGACAGAAGTTAGACTCAAATTATATAttgattaaacattaaaatagaaTGATGAATAGTGATACATTGTACA
It contains:
- the LOC137132905 gene encoding trace amine-associated receptor 5-like: MKEGHEVPAETESRGLMKQLHKSTNLLLLSLSVSDFIVGLVFFPGEISRKTSCWILGDFTCSLYKYIATVSVSASVGNMVLISVDRHVAICDPLHYPTRVTVRRVRVCIVLCWFASVLYSTMFIKDDLFRRDLSQNSCYGDCVFNIEYIPGTVDVFVTFIIPVTVIVVLYVRVFVVAVSQARAMRSHITAVTLQHSVTVTSRKSELKAARTLGVLVAVFLMCYCPYYCVSLAGSNLLNTLSGVFVICIFSFNSCLNPLIYALFYHWFRRAVKLIVTLQILQPGSREANIL